The Halomicronema hongdechloris C2206 genome includes a window with the following:
- a CDS encoding DUF4058 family protein: MPSPFPGMDPYLEHPSAWPNIHHRLMTAIADGLAPKLLPKYQVLIEVRVYQVDGQNSVIVGRPDVAVAQGQRQLPKKTNAAATAPHPGDAVTVTLMLPETIRQGYLEIREIATSQVITVVEVLSPTNKRPGRSRAKYEVKRATLLSSPCNFVEIDLLRQWLSLDIPQEVEPSTYHILVSPQELRPQAKWYGFNLPDPIPCFELPLQPEDELPVVDLKGLLDGIYDRSGYGLVIDYSQSPVPPLDDANAAWAKEWLAKATQ; the protein is encoded by the coding sequence ATGCCGTCTCCTTTTCCGGGCATGGACCCTTACCTGGAGCACCCTAGCGCCTGGCCGAACATTCACCATCGACTAATGACGGCGATCGCCGATGGCCTGGCACCTAAGCTGCTGCCTAAATACCAAGTGCTGATTGAAGTGCGGGTATACCAGGTTGATGGCCAAAACTCTGTTATAGTCGGCAGGCCAGATGTCGCAGTGGCCCAAGGGCAACGGCAGCTTCCCAAAAAGACTAACGCAGCAGCCACAGCACCGCATCCTGGCGATGCCGTCACGGTGACGCTAATGCTGCCTGAAACCATTCGCCAAGGCTACCTGGAAATTCGAGAAATTGCGACAAGTCAGGTCATTACTGTGGTAGAGGTCCTGTCGCCCACCAACAAGCGCCCAGGCCGGAGCCGAGCGAAGTATGAAGTGAAACGGGCGACGTTGCTCAGTAGCCCTTGTAATTTTGTAGAAATTGACCTGCTGCGCCAGTGGCTTTCTTTGGACATACCTCAGGAGGTCGAACCCTCGACCTATCACATTTTGGTTAGCCCCCAAGAACTACGTCCCCAGGCCAAATGGTATGGGTTTAATCTGCCAGACCCCATTCCCTGTTTTGAGCTGCCTCTGCAGCCAGAGGATGAACTGCCAGTGGTGGATTTGAAAGGATTACTGGATGGCATCTACGATCGCTCGGGCTATGGTTTAGTTATCGACTATTCCCAAAGCCCTGTACCACCCTTAGACGATGCCAATGCCGCCTGGGCTAAAGAATGGCTGGCAAAGGCAACACAGTAG
- a CDS encoding four helix bundle protein, with protein sequence MPSDLKQRTKAFALRIIRLYSALPNTTVAQVLGKQILRSGTSVGAHYREAHRARSTAEFVSKLNGGLQELEETNYWLELLAESETIEPSRLNPLSQEAGELTAIFVTLVKNAKNNEPA encoded by the coding sequence ATGCCCAGTGATTTGAAGCAACGGACCAAAGCCTTTGCTCTACGAATCATCCGCCTGTATTCCGCCCTGCCAAACACCACCGTGGCCCAGGTTCTTGGCAAACAAATCTTGCGTAGCGGCACCTCAGTGGGTGCTCACTACCGAGAAGCTCATCGTGCCAGATCGACCGCTGAATTTGTCAGCAAGCTCAATGGCGGCCTACAAGAACTCGAAGAAACCAACTACTGGCTAGAACTGCTAGCCGAGTCCGAAACCATTGAACCCAGCCGCTTAAACCCTCTGTCGCAGGAAGCCGGCGAATTAACCGCAATTTTCGTCACCCTGGTCAAAAATGCTAAAAATAACGAACCCGCCTAA